The following proteins are co-located in the Haloplanus sp. HW8-1 genome:
- a CDS encoding AbrB/MazE/SpoVT family DNA-binding domain-containing protein gives MTQDDDDGSPLWPPMPFAQGFQDAGEDAVERQMQLFEQFMSGGGGGFDGFSQLGAMSMGTAMFKTRVQSGGRISIPDAERETLDIEDGDIVQTIVIPVKRNSE, from the coding sequence ATGACGCAAGACGACGACGATGGATCGCCGCTGTGGCCGCCCATGCCGTTCGCCCAGGGGTTCCAGGACGCCGGCGAGGACGCGGTCGAACGCCAGATGCAACTGTTCGAACAGTTCATGTCCGGCGGCGGCGGCGGATTCGACGGATTCTCGCAACTCGGCGCGATGAGTATGGGAACTGCGATGTTCAAGACCCGCGTGCAGAGCGGGGGTCGCATCAGCATTCCCGACGCCGAGCGCGAGACGCTGGACATCGAGGACGGCGACATCGTCCAGACCATCGTCATCCCCGTCAAACGAAACTCCGAGTGA
- a CDS encoding adenylyltransferase/cytidyltransferase family protein, with protein sequence MTDVVAQGTFDILHPGHVHYLSDAAAMGDRLHVIVARDRNVTHKPSPILSDGQRRRMVDALDVVDEARLGHPEDIFVPIERIDPDVIVLGYDQHHDEADLRSALRSRGVDCRVERASARDPPADELTSTGRIVERIVERRC encoded by the coding sequence ATGACCGACGTCGTCGCGCAGGGGACCTTCGACATCCTCCATCCCGGCCACGTTCATTATCTCTCCGACGCCGCCGCGATGGGTGACCGGCTTCACGTCATCGTGGCCCGGGATCGGAACGTCACCCACAAGCCGTCGCCGATCCTCTCGGACGGACAGCGCCGACGGATGGTCGACGCGCTGGATGTCGTCGACGAGGCCCGCCTCGGCCACCCCGAAGACATCTTCGTCCCCATCGAACGCATCGATCCGGACGTCATCGTCCTCGGCTACGACCAGCATCATGACGAGGCAGACCTTCGCTCGGCGCTCCGGTCGCGTGGCGTCGACTGTCGGGTCGAACGGGCGTCCGCTCGCGACCCGCCCGCCGACGAACTGACGTCGACGGGGCGGATCGTCGAGCGGATCGTCGAGCGTCGGTGTTAG
- a CDS encoding poly(R)-hydroxyalkanoic acid synthase subunit PhaE has translation MTDNTSSTYDGQMDAFLERMTETYMSALDRNLDAQSAFLESWMDSMEDNLSEERIQEGYEGSMQAYEAWMDAAETSFERMGDSFQGEDVEPEEFRDIWLSSANEAFKEMMTTTAFAAATGQTVEEAMNMRQNIDEASEETLHALNFATVGDVREVGERLVELERRQHSIEQKLDQLLEQQ, from the coding sequence ATGACCGACAATACCAGCAGCACTTACGACGGACAGATGGACGCGTTTCTGGAGCGCATGACAGAGACGTACATGAGCGCGCTCGACCGCAACCTCGACGCGCAGTCGGCGTTTCTCGAATCCTGGATGGACTCCATGGAGGACAATCTCTCCGAGGAACGGATCCAGGAAGGGTACGAGGGGTCGATGCAGGCCTACGAGGCCTGGATGGACGCCGCGGAGACGTCGTTCGAGCGGATGGGAGACTCCTTCCAGGGCGAGGACGTCGAACCCGAGGAGTTCCGCGACATCTGGCTCTCCTCGGCCAACGAGGCGTTCAAGGAGATGATGACGACCACCGCCTTCGCGGCGGCCACCGGCCAGACCGTCGAGGAGGCGATGAACATGCGACAGAACATCGACGAGGCCTCCGAGGAGACGCTTCACGCCCTCAACTTCGCGACGGTCGGCGACGTCCGCGAGGTGGGTGAACGGCTCGTCGAACTCGAACGCCGACAGCACTCGATCGAGCAGAAGCTCGATCAGTTGCTCGAACAGCAATGA
- a CDS encoding sensor histidine kinase: MGGRESLERLDTLVEDVLALSKEVKVIGETEPLRAEPGVGEAWRNVETESASLRVEGDLGTVETDASRLRELLANRLRNAVEHAGPGIAIRVVRRADTVYVADDGPGVPASLRETIFDHGYSTTPGGTGYGLAIVGPIADGHGWTLSVTDSDDGGAQFELRGLSDR; this comes from the coding sequence GTGGGCGGCCGGGAGTCCCTCGAACGGCTCGATACCCTCGTGGAGGACGTCCTCGCACTCTCGAAGGAGGTGAAAGTCATCGGCGAGACGGAACCCCTCCGCGCGGAGCCCGGCGTCGGCGAGGCCTGGCGCAACGTCGAGACCGAATCCGCGTCCCTCCGCGTCGAGGGTGATCTCGGCACGGTCGAGACGGACGCGAGCAGGCTCCGAGAACTCCTCGCGAACCGCCTTCGGAACGCCGTCGAACACGCCGGTCCCGGCATCGCGATCCGCGTCGTGCGGCGCGCCGACACCGTCTACGTGGCCGACGACGGTCCGGGGGTTCCGGCGTCCCTCCGTGAGACGATCTTCGATCACGGCTACTCCACGACCCCGGGCGGAACGGGGTACGGTCTCGCCATCGTCGGACCGATCGCGGACGGACACGGCTGGACGCTCTCCGTGACCGACAGCGACGACGGCGGTGCGCAGTTCGAACTTCGCGGCCTTTCGGATCGGTAG
- a CDS encoding thiolase C-terminal domain-containing protein, with product MENVAIIGASMTQFGQREGWVLDLLSEAGTACLDDAGVPPDAVDHLYVSNMASGEFEGQTGIMNALAHDLAAMPAYTARIDQTSSSGGAGVKHAWQSVASGASDMTLLVGAEKMTHRTTPEATDVIASITHPVEYKHGVTLPSFAGLTARLYLDTYDAPRESLGKVAVKNHRQGVHNPHAQFQKEVDLETVLNSPIVADPLRLYDFCPITDGSAALMFCPESVAREYADDYVLVPGVGGATDTHVVHERTDPTTMRGVVESSRIAYDMADLGPEDVDVAELHDMFTILEFLQSEDLGFFEKGEGWKAVEEGRTEMGGDLPINPSGGLKSKGHPLGASGVAQAYEIYEQLMGDAGKRQVDDADTGLACNVGGFGNCVITTLMEAN from the coding sequence ATGGAGAACGTAGCGATCATCGGCGCCTCGATGACCCAGTTCGGGCAGCGCGAGGGGTGGGTCCTCGACCTGCTTTCCGAGGCGGGAACGGCGTGTCTCGACGATGCCGGCGTCCCGCCCGATGCGGTCGATCACCTCTATGTCTCGAACATGGCGAGCGGCGAGTTCGAGGGGCAGACGGGAATCATGAACGCCCTCGCTCACGACCTCGCGGCGATGCCAGCCTACACCGCCCGCATCGACCAGACCAGTTCGAGCGGCGGGGCCGGGGTCAAACACGCTTGGCAGTCGGTGGCAAGCGGCGCCAGCGACATGACCCTGCTCGTCGGCGCGGAGAAGATGACCCACCGGACGACCCCCGAGGCGACGGACGTCATCGCCTCGATCACCCATCCGGTGGAGTACAAACACGGCGTGACGCTCCCGAGTTTCGCGGGGCTGACCGCACGGCTGTATCTCGACACGTACGACGCGCCCCGCGAGAGTCTGGGGAAGGTCGCGGTGAAGAACCACCGGCAGGGCGTCCACAACCCCCACGCCCAGTTCCAGAAGGAGGTCGATTTGGAGACGGTCCTGAACTCTCCCATCGTCGCCGACCCGCTACGGCTCTATGACTTCTGTCCAATCACCGACGGGAGCGCCGCGCTCATGTTTTGTCCCGAGTCCGTCGCCCGGGAGTACGCGGACGACTACGTACTGGTGCCGGGCGTCGGCGGCGCGACCGACACACACGTGGTCCACGAGCGCACGGACCCGACGACGATGCGCGGGGTCGTCGAGTCGAGTCGGATCGCCTACGACATGGCGGACCTCGGGCCCGAGGACGTCGACGTGGCCGAACTCCACGATATGTTCACGATCCTGGAGTTTCTCCAGAGCGAGGATCTCGGCTTCTTCGAGAAGGGCGAGGGCTGGAAGGCCGTCGAGGAGGGGCGCACCGAGATGGGCGGCGACCTGCCGATCAACCCTTCCGGCGGCCTGAAATCGAAGGGCCATCCGCTCGGCGCGAGCGGCGTGGCACAGGCCTACGAGATCTACGAACAGTTGATGGGCGATGCGGGGAAGCGACAGGTCGACGACGCCGACACCGGATTGGCGTGTAACGTCGGCGGCTTCGGCAACTGCGTCATCACCACTCTCATGGAGGCAAACTGA
- the cyoE gene encoding heme o synthase produces the protein MGVYLLLLVGTTIAVTDAAETCAAWPACGGGSALPTTVAGTLVIGHRLAAVVVGLLVLAAGIAAWRSGRSRRVRAALGISMLCYPAQAALGAVVATTGASGTLSTAHLFVGMVIFGGLVAALAWTLEVETGHPSDAPVTDLDALSSPEAPPSSDAGRPTLPDAPVARFRAVSGAYLRLTKPRLMWLLCLVASAGMALAAGPTLEPRTVALTLLGGVLSIGASGTFNHVLERDVDRRMNRTSDRPLATDVVSVRNAVAFGCLLTVGSLVAFAAVNPLVAVLGFVAIVFYSVIYTLVLKPNTVQNTVIGGAAGALPALIGWAAVTGSVGLGGLVLATVIFLWTPAHFYNLALAYKDDYARGGFPMMPVVRGETETRKHILWWLGATLVGAGVLATWESLGWLYVLTTVVLGAAFLWAVVRLHVDRTESAAFRAFHASNAYLGALLLAVVVDTLAL, from the coding sequence ATGGGAGTGTATTTGCTCTTGCTCGTCGGAACCACGATCGCGGTCACCGACGCGGCCGAGACCTGTGCCGCGTGGCCGGCCTGCGGGGGTGGGTCGGCGCTCCCGACGACCGTCGCCGGTACGCTGGTGATCGGGCACCGCCTCGCCGCCGTGGTCGTCGGACTGCTCGTCCTCGCGGCCGGCATCGCCGCGTGGCGGAGCGGCCGGAGTCGACGGGTCCGTGCCGCACTCGGCATCTCGATGCTCTGTTATCCCGCCCAGGCCGCACTCGGGGCCGTCGTCGCGACCACCGGCGCGTCCGGCACCCTCTCGACGGCCCACCTGTTCGTGGGGATGGTCATCTTCGGCGGCCTGGTCGCCGCCCTCGCGTGGACGCTCGAAGTCGAGACCGGACACCCGTCGGACGCCCCCGTCACCGACCTCGACGCGCTCTCGTCCCCCGAGGCACCGCCGTCGTCCGACGCCGGTCGACCGACGCTGCCGGACGCTCCCGTCGCCCGCTTTCGGGCCGTTTCGGGGGCGTATCTCCGGCTCACGAAGCCGCGTCTGATGTGGCTGCTCTGTCTCGTCGCCTCGGCGGGGATGGCCCTCGCCGCGGGCCCAACGCTCGAACCCCGGACGGTGGCGCTGACGCTGCTCGGAGGCGTCCTCTCGATCGGCGCCAGTGGTACGTTCAACCACGTGTTGGAGCGTGACGTGGACCGGCGGATGAACCGTACCAGCGACCGGCCGCTCGCCACCGACGTGGTGTCGGTGCGCAACGCGGTGGCGTTCGGGTGCCTGCTGACCGTCGGGTCGCTGGTCGCTTTCGCCGCCGTCAACCCCCTCGTGGCCGTCCTCGGGTTCGTCGCCATCGTCTTCTACAGCGTGATCTACACGCTCGTCCTGAAGCCCAACACCGTCCAGAACACGGTGATCGGCGGTGCGGCCGGCGCGCTCCCGGCACTCATCGGCTGGGCCGCCGTGACGGGGTCTGTCGGCCTCGGTGGCCTCGTCCTCGCGACGGTGATCTTCCTGTGGACGCCCGCACACTTCTACAACCTCGCGCTGGCGTACAAGGACGACTACGCCCGCGGCGGCTTCCCGATGATGCCCGTGGTGCGGGGCGAGACGGAGACCCGAAAACACATCCTCTGGTGGCTCGGAGCGACGCTCGTCGGGGCCGGTGTGCTGGCGACCTGGGAGTCGCTCGGCTGGCTCTACGTTCTCACCACCGTCGTGCTGGGGGCGGCGTTCCTGTGGGCCGTCGTCCGTCTGCACGTCGACCGCACCGAGTCCGCCGCGTTCCGGGCGTTTCACGCCTCGAACGCCTATCTCGGGGCGCTGTTGCTCGCCGTCGTCGTCGACACGCTGGCACTCTAA
- the coxB gene encoding cytochrome c oxidase subunit II produces the protein MKRSRLVLASLLSAVALSLAADPVAAQSSVSAELINDLNNKLLLIAVPITLLVEGILIYTVYRFRSADEAKPTQENRRLEITWTVATAVILLFVGVASYGVLANENVTFEQGDEAVAPDSNDVLVHMDAFQWGWEASYPQEDVSLASTSPTVVVPVGQDVYFNITSSDVLHAFHVPQMGLKQDAMPGQSNVIKTVPLEEGTYQGYCAEFCGVAHSQMYFEIKVVSQAEYEQYLEEQKSGSSSDLEADEEVVRAHDESLAQEPILA, from the coding sequence ATGAAACGGTCGCGCCTCGTGCTTGCGTCGCTGCTGTCGGCGGTGGCTCTCTCACTTGCCGCCGATCCAGTCGCGGCCCAGAGTTCAGTGTCCGCGGAACTCATCAACGATCTGAACAACAAACTGCTGCTGATCGCCGTCCCCATCACGCTGCTCGTCGAGGGGATTCTCATCTACACCGTCTACCGGTTCAGGAGCGCCGACGAGGCGAAGCCGACCCAGGAGAACCGTCGCCTAGAGATCACCTGGACCGTCGCGACGGCGGTCATCCTCCTGTTCGTCGGCGTCGCCTCCTACGGCGTCCTCGCGAACGAGAACGTCACCTTCGAGCAGGGCGATGAGGCGGTCGCTCCGGATAGCAACGACGTCCTCGTCCACATGGACGCCTTCCAGTGGGGGTGGGAGGCGAGTTACCCACAGGAAGACGTCTCGCTCGCCAGTACGTCGCCGACGGTGGTGGTCCCGGTCGGACAGGACGTCTACTTCAACATCACGTCGAGCGACGTGTTACACGCGTTCCACGTGCCACAGATGGGGCTGAAACAGGACGCGATGCCCGGTCAGTCGAACGTGATCAAGACCGTCCCCCTGGAGGAGGGAACCTACCAGGGCTACTGTGCCGAGTTCTGTGGCGTCGCCCACTCGCAGATGTACTTCGAGATCAAAGTCGTCTCCCAGGCGGAGTACGAGCAGTATCTCGAAGAGCAGAAGAGCGGATCGTCGAGCGACCTCGAAGCCGACGAGGAGGTCGTCCGCGCGCACGACGAGTCGCTCGCCCAAGAGCCGATTCTCGCCTGA
- a CDS encoding DHH family phosphoesterase gives MTAGNAGDSGTNARDDSRSVVYDLAPDCTAEDVDVGEYYHAVVNGVVAYGVFVDVSDEVSGLVHESNLDGDYDVGDRLLVRLDEIRENGDIAFTEATLDDYRTVAVDHQPTITPIEELSVGETVTVEGAVIQIKQTAGPTVFRCCDGTGIVACTAFEEAGVRAHPDVDLDDIVRISGSVEEHEGSPQIEVESLARLSGSAAERIRERVDAGLDDRAEPHDVDPLVEWEAFEKLRPNLRELARRLRRTVLEGRPIRVRHHADGDGMCASLPVQVALERFITAVHDDDDAPRHLIKRLPSKAPFYEMEDVTRDLNFALEGRERHGQKLPLLLMLDNGSTEEDVPAYENLAHYDVPIVVVDHHHPDPDAVNGLLDAHVNPYLHGEDYRITTGMMCVELARMIDPEMTDELRHVPAVAGLSDRSKAETMAAFIDLAGEAGYGRDDLSRIGEALDYAAHWLRYSEGKTLVSDVLNVDCDDERRHRELVDFLADRAERDVDRQLSALEPHVEHERLENDAHLYRVDLDDFAYRFTYPAPGKTTGNLHDRKVEETGDPVITIGYGPDFAVLRSDGVRLDIPEMVAELDEEVGGGGVSGGGHLVVGSIKFVKGMRSEVIDALVEKMSEAELDEELSSAATLDTCSSD, from the coding sequence ATGACCGCAGGGAATGCCGGGGATTCCGGCACCAACGCGCGGGACGATTCCCGCTCCGTCGTCTACGATCTCGCACCCGACTGTACGGCCGAGGACGTAGACGTCGGCGAGTACTACCACGCCGTCGTCAACGGCGTCGTCGCATACGGCGTCTTCGTCGACGTCTCCGACGAGGTCTCCGGCCTCGTCCACGAGTCGAATCTCGACGGCGACTACGACGTCGGCGATCGACTGCTCGTCCGTCTCGACGAGATCCGGGAGAACGGCGATATCGCCTTCACCGAGGCGACTCTCGACGACTACCGAACGGTCGCGGTCGATCACCAGCCGACGATCACGCCGATCGAGGAGCTATCGGTCGGCGAGACGGTGACCGTCGAGGGGGCGGTCATCCAGATCAAACAGACTGCCGGCCCGACCGTGTTTCGTTGCTGTGACGGCACCGGGATCGTCGCCTGCACGGCCTTCGAGGAGGCGGGCGTCCGCGCCCATCCCGACGTGGATCTCGACGACATCGTCCGGATCTCGGGGAGCGTCGAGGAACACGAAGGAAGCCCCCAGATCGAGGTGGAGTCGCTCGCTCGGCTGAGCGGGTCGGCGGCGGAACGGATCCGGGAACGTGTCGACGCAGGGCTCGACGACCGGGCCGAGCCACACGACGTCGACCCGCTGGTGGAGTGGGAGGCCTTCGAGAAGCTCCGTCCGAACCTCCGCGAACTCGCCCGCCGCCTCCGTCGGACCGTCCTCGAGGGGCGGCCGATCAGGGTTCGGCACCACGCCGACGGCGACGGGATGTGTGCCTCCCTGCCCGTCCAGGTGGCGCTCGAACGCTTCATCACCGCCGTCCACGACGACGACGACGCTCCACGCCACCTCATCAAGCGCCTCCCGAGCAAGGCACCCTTCTACGAGATGGAGGACGTGACTCGCGACCTCAACTTCGCGCTCGAAGGCCGCGAACGCCACGGCCAGAAGCTTCCGCTCCTGCTCATGCTCGACAACGGTAGCACCGAGGAGGACGTCCCAGCCTACGAGAACCTCGCACATTACGACGTCCCCATCGTCGTCGTCGACCACCACCATCCCGATCCCGACGCAGTGAACGGGCTGCTGGACGCTCACGTCAATCCCTACCTCCACGGCGAGGACTATCGCATCACCACCGGGATGATGTGTGTCGAACTGGCCCGGATGATCGATCCGGAGATGACCGACGAACTCCGGCACGTGCCCGCGGTGGCGGGACTGTCCGACCGGTCGAAGGCGGAGACGATGGCGGCTTTCATCGATCTGGCTGGCGAGGCCGGGTACGGCCGGGACGACCTCTCCCGGATCGGCGAGGCGCTCGACTACGCTGCCCACTGGCTGCGCTACAGCGAGGGCAAGACACTCGTCAGCGACGTGCTGAACGTAGACTGCGACGACGAGCGCCGACATCGGGAACTCGTCGACTTCCTCGCGGATCGCGCCGAGCGTGACGTGGACCGCCAACTGTCGGCGCTCGAGCCCCACGTCGAACACGAACGACTGGAAAACGACGCCCACCTCTACCGAGTCGACCTCGACGACTTCGCGTACCGCTTTACCTACCCCGCGCCGGGCAAGACGACGGGCAACCTCCACGACCGCAAGGTCGAGGAGACGGGCGACCCCGTCATCACCATCGGCTACGGTCCCGACTTCGCCGTCCTCCGCTCGGACGGCGTCCGCCTCGACATTCCGGAGATGGTGGCCGAACTCGACGAGGAAGTGGGCGGCGGCGGCGTCTCCGGCGGCGGCCACCTCGTCGTCGGCTCGATCAAGTTCGTGAAGGGGATGCGAAGCGAGGTGATCGACGCGCTCGTCGAGAAGATGTCGGAGGCGGAACTCGACGAAGAGCTGTCGAGCGCGGCGACTCTCGACACCTGTAGTAGCGATTGA
- a CDS encoding MaoC family dehydratase, producing the protein MQGRSSPPMGGFTDAWLQSGKRFSNSVEHLCNSVMAANRAMLPDGDSDDGRQPADSPEVTYSKAEWSFEHSDDGDGAVSVGDRIRFSKPLTEAEVGVFADASGDTNRLHLDDEFAEGTRFGRRIAHGTLVSGLISAALARLPGLTIYLSQDLQFLGPVDIGETVTAICEVVEDLGDGRYRLTTVVEDEDGETVIDGEAIVLIDDLPGEDA; encoded by the coding sequence ATGCAAGGACGATCATCACCGCCGATGGGTGGGTTCACGGACGCGTGGCTCCAATCGGGGAAGCGCTTCTCGAACAGCGTCGAGCACCTCTGCAACAGCGTGATGGCAGCCAACCGGGCGATGCTGCCGGACGGCGATTCCGACGACGGTCGGCAGCCAGCGGACTCGCCGGAGGTAACCTACTCCAAGGCCGAGTGGTCGTTCGAGCACTCCGACGACGGCGACGGCGCCGTCAGCGTCGGCGACCGGATCAGGTTCTCGAAGCCCCTCACCGAGGCGGAGGTCGGCGTGTTCGCCGACGCCAGCGGCGACACGAACCGACTCCACCTCGACGACGAGTTCGCCGAGGGGACCCGGTTCGGCCGGCGGATCGCCCACGGGACGCTCGTCTCCGGTCTCATCAGCGCCGCGCTCGCCCGCCTGCCGGGGCTGACGATCTACCTCTCGCAGGATCTCCAGTTCCTCGGCCCGGTCGACATCGGCGAAACGGTGACCGCCATCTGCGAAGTCGTCGAGGACCTCGGCGACGGCCGCTACCGGCTGACGACCGTCGTAGAGGACGAGGACGGTGAGACGGTGATCGACGGCGAAGCGATCGTCCTGATCGACGACCTGCCGGGCGAAGACGCCTGA
- a CDS encoding phospholipase D-like domain-containing protein, with protein MPVSRHRHVRALAVVLVVVVAGRIQSVAVAAPADGTPALVAAVPNPVADGDTGEFVVVRIPESSTANWTLGDGETTIELPADRPGGRIAVTADPNATRRLTDTPILAVPRLSLSNEGERLRLRRAGVVVDRLAYRDAPSGERLVDGSDGRRWQPVGFQPRDVRSHGRAPVTGFLLPDSPGVPVETLRDARRRILLAGYTFTSDRIADALVAAERRGVAVRVLVDGDPVGGRSARGAATLDRLAEAGIEVAVLGGPRARFEYHHPKYAVVDDRALVTSENWKPSGVGGRSSRGWGVVVDSRAVADDLAGLFRADAGWHDAIPWRRYRRGRSFDPGRPANGSYPSRFDPATATGTVRVLTAPGNAESAVVEVIDTADERVDVIQPSIGRRDGPLLRATVRAAARGVRVRVLLSGAWYVAEENAALVEWLNGVAERRGLPLSARVAEPRGRFEKIHTKGVVADDVVVVGSLNWNANAVSDNREVAVAVRSDELAAYFREAFAADWERGVGRGTWVLVAGAAAALVLALLVAKKTIRFDDSSD; from the coding sequence GTGCCCGTCTCCCGTCACCGTCACGTCCGCGCGCTCGCCGTCGTCCTCGTCGTCGTCGTAGCCGGCCGAATCCAGTCGGTGGCCGTCGCCGCTCCGGCCGACGGGACGCCGGCCCTCGTCGCCGCCGTCCCCAACCCCGTCGCCGACGGCGACACCGGTGAGTTCGTCGTCGTCCGGATACCGGAGAGTTCCACGGCCAACTGGACGCTCGGCGACGGCGAGACGACGATCGAACTTCCGGCCGACCGTCCCGGCGGCCGCATCGCCGTCACGGCCGATCCGAACGCGACGCGCCGGCTGACCGACACACCGATCCTCGCCGTCCCGCGGCTCTCCCTGTCGAACGAGGGCGAGCGGCTCCGACTCCGCCGCGCCGGCGTCGTCGTCGACCGTCTCGCCTACCGCGACGCGCCGTCCGGCGAACGGCTCGTCGACGGATCCGATGGACGGCGGTGGCAGCCGGTCGGCTTCCAGCCACGCGACGTCCGGTCGCACGGTCGCGCACCGGTCACGGGATTTCTCCTCCCCGACTCGCCGGGCGTCCCCGTCGAGACGCTCCGCGACGCTCGACGTCGCATCCTTCTCGCGGGCTACACATTCACTAGCGATCGGATCGCCGACGCGCTCGTCGCCGCCGAGCGCCGCGGGGTCGCAGTTCGCGTCCTCGTGGACGGCGATCCGGTCGGCGGCCGCTCCGCACGGGGCGCCGCGACGCTCGACCGCCTGGCCGAGGCCGGCATCGAGGTGGCCGTCCTCGGCGGTCCCCGGGCGCGCTTCGAGTATCACCACCCGAAGTACGCCGTCGTCGACGATCGGGCGCTCGTCACGTCGGAGAACTGGAAGCCGTCGGGTGTGGGCGGCCGGAGCAGTCGGGGATGGGGAGTCGTCGTCGACTCCCGGGCGGTCGCCGACGACCTGGCCGGACTCTTTCGTGCCGACGCGGGGTGGCACGACGCGATCCCGTGGCGCCGCTACCGCCGGGGACGGTCCTTCGATCCCGGACGGCCGGCCAACGGCTCGTACCCCTCGCGGTTCGACCCAGCGACGGCGACCGGAACCGTCCGTGTTCTCACCGCGCCGGGCAACGCCGAGTCCGCGGTCGTGGAGGTGATCGACACGGCCGACGAGCGCGTGGACGTGATCCAGCCGAGCATCGGTCGACGTGACGGTCCCCTCCTCCGGGCGACGGTCCGGGCGGCAGCCCGCGGCGTCCGGGTGCGCGTGCTCCTCTCCGGTGCGTGGTACGTAGCGGAGGAGAACGCGGCGCTCGTCGAGTGGCTGAACGGCGTCGCCGAGCGCCGCGGCCTGCCGCTCTCGGCGCGGGTCGCCGAGCCGCGCGGTCGGTTCGAGAAAATCCACACCAAAGGTGTCGTCGCCGACGACGTGGTCGTCGTCGGGAGCCTCAACTGGAACGCCAACGCCGTCTCGGACAACCGCGAGGTGGCGGTGGCGGTGCGGAGCGACGAACTGGCGGCGTACTTTCGGGAGGCTTTCGCCGCCGACTGGGAGCGCGGCGTCGGTCGGGGGACCTGGGTCCTCGTCGCCGGCGCGGCCGCGGCGCTGGTGCTCGCGCTGTTGGTCGCGAAGAAGACGATCCGGTTCGACGATAGTAGCGATTGA
- a CDS encoding OB-fold domain-containing protein has protein sequence MMMEAYRYPDGSITYPGHPIGPGGEKPVDTVDLSEYTAEIVTWTTSTAAPPGVREPNPLAIVEFDVDGEPVRALGGLTTDDVAIGDEVRPVYVEELREPGAGIREPDSQAWDGYRFEPV, from the coding sequence CTGATGATGGAAGCGTACCGATATCCCGACGGCAGCATCACGTACCCGGGCCACCCGATCGGTCCCGGGGGAGAGAAACCGGTCGACACGGTCGATCTCAGCGAGTACACCGCCGAGATCGTGACCTGGACCACGAGCACCGCGGCGCCCCCGGGCGTCCGCGAACCGAACCCCCTCGCGATCGTCGAGTTCGACGTCGACGGCGAACCGGTCCGCGCCCTCGGCGGCCTCACGACCGACGACGTGGCGATCGGCGACGAGGTGCGACCGGTGTACGTCGAGGAACTCCGGGAGCCCGGCGCCGGTATCCGCGAACCCGACAGTCAGGCGTGGGACGGCTACCGGTTCGAACCGGTCTAA
- a CDS encoding aldo/keto reductase, producing MRPLGETCDTFDIGGDLTVHRLGFGAMRITGSGVLGPPDDSAEARRVLARVAELGVDLVDTADSYGPGTSERLLGESTTPDEAVVATKGGLLRTPDGDWLRHGDPDYLRNAALCSRDRLGVDTIDLYQYHAPDPDVPIEESMHALAELKDRGVVRHVGVSNVSVDQLERARDVVDVATVQNEYSVADRTHDDVLAACEDADIGFLPYFPLGGGDLKSRGDTLATVADAHDATIRQVALAWLLERSPVVLPIPGTSSVDHLEANVAAAELTLTDEEMARLST from the coding sequence ATGCGACCTCTCGGCGAGACCTGTGACACGTTCGACATCGGCGGCGACCTCACCGTCCATCGCCTCGGCTTCGGCGCCATGCGAATCACCGGCTCCGGGGTCCTCGGACCGCCGGACGACTCCGCCGAGGCCCGCCGAGTCCTCGCCCGTGTGGCCGAACTGGGCGTCGACCTCGTGGATACCGCTGACTCGTACGGCCCGGGGACCAGCGAACGGCTGCTCGGCGAGTCCACCACGCCGGACGAGGCGGTCGTCGCCACGAAAGGCGGTCTCCTCCGGACACCCGACGGCGACTGGCTCCGCCACGGCGACCCCGACTACCTCCGGAACGCCGCGCTGTGTAGCCGAGACCGTCTCGGGGTCGACACCATCGACCTGTACCAGTACCACGCGCCCGACCCCGACGTCCCCATCGAGGAGTCGATGCACGCCCTCGCCGAACTCAAGGACCGTGGCGTCGTCCGCCACGTCGGCGTGAGCAACGTCTCCGTGGATCAGCTGGAACGCGCTCGGGACGTGGTCGACGTCGCGACGGTACAGAACGAGTACAGCGTCGCCGACCGCACCCACGACGACGTCCTTGCGGCCTGCGAGGACGCCGACATCGGCTTCCTGCCGTACTTCCCGCTCGGCGGCGGCGACCTAAAGTCGAGGGGCGACACACTGGCGACGGTGGCCGACGCCCACGACGCTACGATCCGACAGGTCGCGCTCGCGTGGCTCCTCGAACGCTCCCCGGTCGTCTTGCCAATCCCCGGCACGTCCAGTGTGGATCACCTCGAAGCGAACGTCGCCGCCGCCGAACTGACTCTCACCGACGAGGAGATGGCGCGACTGTCGACGTGA